A DNA window from Impatiens glandulifera chromosome 7, dImpGla2.1, whole genome shotgun sequence contains the following coding sequences:
- the LOC124945548 gene encoding persulfide dioxygenase ETHE1 homolog, mitochondrial: MLLRSIRLSFIYSSTEFSLHSRPKSTSFLSPSISASIAKPRSQMASFSSSSQPPKLLFRQLFEKESSTYTYLLADHSHPDKPALLVDPVDRTVDRDISLVKELGLKLIYAINTHVHADHVTGTGLIKTKLPDVKSVIAKSSNAKADLFVEHGDKIYFGNLFLEVRATPGHTVGCLTYVTGDAPDQPNPRRAFTGDTLLIRGCGRTDFQGGSAEQLYKSVQSQIFTLPKDTLLYPAHDYKGFTFTTVEEEMLYNPRLTKDEETFKNIMANLKLGYPKMIDVAVPANMVCGLQDNAELASV; this comes from the exons ATGTTACTCCGTTCAATCCGGCTTTCCTTCATATACTCCTCCACCGAGTTTTCTCTCCATTCAAGACCCAAATCAACCTCCTTTCTTTCCCCTTCAATCTCTGCCTCCATAGCCAAACCCAGATCACAAATGGCctcattttcatcttcttcccAACCTCCAAAACTATTGTTCCGTCAACTCTTCGAGAAGGAATCTTCCACCTATACTTACCTTCTCGCCGATCACTCCCATCCTGATAAACCCGCTCTG TTGGTTGATCCAGTTGACAGGACAGTTGACAGGGATATTTCTCTTGTTAAAGAGTTGGGTTTGAAGCTAATTTATGCTATCAACACTCATGTTCATGCTGATCATGTAACTGGAACTGGTCTAATTAAG ACTAAGCTTCCTGATGTGAAATCGGTTATAGCTAAATCAAGCAATGCGAAAGCTGATCTTTTTGTTGAACATGGTGACAAAATCTATTTTGGAAATCTGTTTTTGGAG GTTCGTGCCACTCCTGGTCATACTGTAGGATGTCTTACCTATGTTACAGGAGATGCGCCTGATCAACCTAATCCGAGAAGAGCTTTTACTGGCGATACTTTGTTAATAAGAGGATGTGGAAGAACAGATTTTCAG GGTGGAAGTGCAGAGCAACTTTACAAGTCAGTTCAATCGCAG ATATTTACTCTCCCCAAAGACACTCTTCTGTATCCTGCTCATGATTACAAAGGTTTCACT TTTACTACAGTTGAAGAAGAGATGCTTTATAATCCTCGCCTCACAAAAGATGAG GAAACATTTAAGAACATCATGGCAA ATCTGAAATTGGGATACCCGAAGATGATTGATGTTGCAGTTCCAGCAAATATGGTTTGCGGATTGCAAGATAATGCCGAGCTCGCCTCAGTTTAG
- the LOC124910727 gene encoding C2 domain-containing protein At1g53590-like produces the protein MDITEVTILHHVGLVLVLLWLLTLFNCSNSIAYFVSFVYLYLVHDRYFMRLKKKLQFEERRQNNQRRVLCESESVRWLNQAVEKIWPVCMEQIVSQKILLPIIPWFLQKYKPWTAREAVVQSLYMGRSPPVFTDMRVVSQSTGDDHLVLELGMNFLTADDMSAILAVKLRKRLGFGMVTKLHLTGMHVEGKVLIGVKFLRHWPFLGRLRLCFAEPPYFQMTVKPVFSHGLDVTELPGIAGWLDNLLALAFEQTLVEPNMLVVDMKKFVSPDQAEPWFSVDEKEPVAYALVEVVEAADMKPSDLNGLADPYVKGTLGQYRFRTKTQKKTLSPKWHEEFKVPICTWESPNTLSIEVRDKDHFVDDTLGDCSVNITEFRGGERNDMWLPLQNIKIGRLRLAITVIENQNKVTDPIFEDETLNKDSRSNSFTDSSRQPTQRGSFSSNKPSNNSSRIPDKFEPIDINNGQGGSEETGVFIHQPGSEVSQTWEPRKGRRSGRLDPQNRVEGSEMGSFKSGSTGESNKGHYSKNKIMRGLEKIGGVLTNNRSSNNNTKKDEEEAPQPLPSPHVNLKAVNLKQIKVKLVVDDVEDRNVKDNNMVKSIMKHAGRSARGFKNAIMWKSSRINGETGSSTISTDRDLSVDSDSSSNSEEEHEMEQDGCIRHHETGAECPINNKGHIGNEGALEINS, from the exons ATGGATATTACAGAGGTTACGATTTTGCATCATGTTGGACTTGTTCTTGTTCTACTCTGGTTGTTGACTTTGTTCAACTGTAGCAACTCAATTGCCTACTTCGTCTCTTTCGTCTATCTATATCTG GTTCATGATCGTTACTTTatgagattgaagaagaagttgCAATTCGAAGAACGGAGACAGAATAATCAAAGAAGA GTACTCTGTGAATCCGAATCTGTTCGATGGTTGAATCAGGCAGTTGAAAAGATTTGGCCAGTTTGTATGGAGCAGATTGTGTCACAGAAGATTCTTTTACCTATAATACCTTGGTTCTTGCAGAAATACAAACCATGGACTGCG AGAGAAGCTGTAGTCCAGTCGCTCTATATGGGAAGATCACCACCGGTGTTCACAGATATGAGGGTTGTTAGTCAATCAACCGGTGATGACCACTTG GTATTAGAGTTGGGGATGAATTTTCTGACTGCTGATGATATGAGTGCAATCCTCGCTGTGAAATTGAGGAAAAGATTGGGATTTGGAATGGTGACAAAGTTGCATTTGACAGGAATGCATGTTGAAGGCAAA GTATTGATAGGGGTTAAGTTTCTACGACATTGGCCATTTCTAGGCCGTTTGCGGCTGTGCTTTGCTGAACCTCCATATTTTCAGATGACCGTAAAACCAGTTTTCTCTCATGGACTTGATGTTACGGAACTTCCAGGCATTGCTGGATGGCTG GACAATCTTCTGGCCCTTGCATTTGAGCAGACACTAGTTGAG CCTAATATGCTGGTAGTTGACATGAAGAAATTCGTTTCTCCAGACCAAG CGGAACCTTGGTTTTCTGTGGATGAGAAGGAGCCCGTGGCTTATGCCTTGGTGGAAGTTGTTGAAGCAGCAGATATGAAGCCATCAGATTTAAATG GATTGGCTGATCCATACGTGAAAGGGACACTCGGTCAATACAGATTCAGGACTAAAACACAAAAGAAAACATTATCTCCAAAGTGGCACGAGGAATTTAAGGTCCCCATATGTACATGGGAGTCTCCAAATACCTTGTCCATTGAAGTTCGAGATAAAGATCATTTCGTTGATGATACCCTTGG TGACTGTTCTGTAAACATTACAGAATTTAGGGGTGGCGAAAGAAATGACATGTGGTTGCCTCTTCAGAACATCAAAATAGGGAGATTGCGTCTTGCTATTACAGTCATCGAGAACCAGAACAAg GTAACAGACCCTATATTTGAAGATGAAACCTTAAACAAGGATTCAAGAAGTAATTCATTCACAGATTCAAGTCGTCAGCCAACACAAAGAGGTTCATTTTCATCTAATAAACCATCCAACAATTCCTCAAGAATTCCCGATAAATTCGAACCCATTGATATCAACAACGGCCAAGGTGGCAGTGAAGAGACAGGAGTATTTATTCATCAGCCGGGAAGCGAAGTTTCCCAAACATGGGAGCCTCGAAAAGGTAGAAGGAGCGGTCGTCTGGACCCACAAAACCGGGTCGAAGGTAGCGAAATGGGTAGTTTCAAATCCGGATCGACCGGTGAAAGTAACAAAGGACATTATTCAAAGAACAAGATTATGAGAGGTCTGGAGAAAATCGGTGGAGTATTAACTAATAACCGGAGTAGTAATAACAACACAAAGAAAGACGAGGAAGAAGCACCACAACCGCTTCCTTCCCCACACGTGAATCTGAAAGCAGTTAACTTAAAACAGATTAAAGTAAAGTTGGTGgttgatgatgttgaagatagAAATGTAAAGGATAATAATATGGTAAAGAGTATTATGAAACATGCAGGGAGATCTGCTCGAGGTTTTAAGAATGCGATAATGTGGAAAAGCTCGAGAATTAATGGGGAGACGGGATCATCAACTATATCAACAGATAGAGATTTGTCTGTTG